One genomic region from Muriicola soli encodes:
- a CDS encoding CvpA family protein, which translates to MFVSFIDIVLGLLLLYGLFKGIKNGLVVEIASILALVAGLYGAIHFSYIVGNYLATHWEWNERTMSLVSFIITFFIIVIAVITAGRLLTKIAEIAMLGLLNKIAGGLFGALKVAIILGALLIFLESVNKSLRLVNEETKAESVLYEPIRNIGELVFSTVIKNDNSDVENAE; encoded by the coding sequence ATGTTCGTGAGTTTTATCGACATTGTACTGGGCCTATTGCTTCTCTATGGATTATTCAAAGGAATAAAAAATGGCCTGGTGGTAGAAATAGCCTCAATTCTTGCCCTAGTCGCAGGTTTATACGGAGCAATTCACTTTTCTTATATCGTAGGGAATTATCTCGCCACTCATTGGGAATGGAATGAACGGACCATGAGTCTCGTCTCATTTATCATCACCTTTTTTATTATTGTGATCGCAGTGATCACCGCTGGCCGTCTCTTAACAAAGATAGCCGAGATTGCGATGCTGGGCCTGTTGAATAAAATTGCAGGGGGACTTTTTGGCGCACTTAAAGTAGCCATTATACTGGGTGCTCTGTTGATCTTCCTGGAAAGTGTAAACAAAAGCCTGAGGCTTGTCAATGAAGAAACCAAGGCAGAATCTGTTCTCTATGAACCCATCAGGAATATAGGTGAACTTGTATTCAGCACGGTTATTAAAAATGATAATTCTGATGTTGAGAATGCGGAGTAG
- a CDS encoding antibiotic biosynthesis monooxygenase family protein has product MKNPSPYYAVIFTTQRTETDLGYKEMAKKMEDLAALQPGFLGYETARGDIGISISYWESLEAITQWKNHADHLEAQKLGRAKWYQWYKLRICKVEREYDFQRQDKG; this is encoded by the coding sequence ATGAAAAACCCCAGTCCTTACTATGCAGTTATCTTTACTACTCAACGTACAGAAACCGACTTGGGTTACAAAGAGATGGCCAAAAAGATGGAAGATCTCGCTGCTTTACAACCTGGATTTTTAGGATATGAAACCGCCAGGGGCGACATAGGAATCAGTATTAGCTATTGGGAAAGTCTAGAGGCAATTACCCAATGGAAGAACCATGCGGATCATTTGGAGGCACAAAAACTCGGGAGAGCGAAGTGGTATCAATGGTACAAGCTCCGCATCTGTAAAGTGGAAAGAGAATACGATTTCCAACGACAGGATAAGGGATAA
- a CDS encoding phytanoyl-CoA dioxygenase family protein: MNSRYKVELGNTGHKEIPGNPSTATSSTKKLNDRSNGKPLKVLSEDDWNFWIHNGYIIIKNAVSRSQAEKTAKFLWEFDEKDPEDPETWYAPPRAEMQMKELAGTGMVEVYNHQILWNNRQEKRVYEAFTDIWGTEKLWVTIDRANLNFPQRPGHEQKGFIHWDYDPETKPQNVQGVLALADQTDENMGGFQCIPWLYRNYETWKKNQPTDRDRFQPDITGLEDKIVKVKLEAGDLLIFNSTQPHGIRPNRSENKVRIAQYISMMPAEPENKALLNWRINSWKNRVAPEGYAFPGDPRNWEQEKYETAKLSPLGERLLGLRSW; encoded by the coding sequence ATGAACTCCAGGTACAAAGTTGAATTAGGGAATACCGGACATAAAGAGATACCGGGCAACCCCTCCACAGCCACCAGCAGTACTAAAAAGCTAAACGATCGTTCTAACGGCAAGCCACTAAAGGTACTTAGTGAGGACGACTGGAACTTCTGGATTCATAATGGATATATCATCATAAAAAATGCTGTTTCAAGATCACAGGCAGAAAAAACAGCGAAATTCCTGTGGGAATTTGATGAAAAAGATCCGGAAGATCCTGAAACCTGGTACGCCCCACCGAGGGCCGAAATGCAAATGAAAGAGCTCGCCGGTACGGGGATGGTGGAGGTATACAACCATCAAATCCTATGGAATAACAGGCAAGAAAAACGAGTATATGAGGCCTTTACAGATATCTGGGGAACAGAAAAACTATGGGTGACCATAGACAGGGCAAACCTCAATTTTCCGCAACGTCCCGGGCATGAGCAAAAAGGATTTATTCATTGGGATTACGACCCTGAAACCAAGCCTCAAAATGTTCAGGGAGTCCTGGCCCTGGCAGACCAGACCGATGAGAATATGGGTGGTTTTCAATGTATCCCCTGGCTTTATCGAAATTACGAGACCTGGAAAAAGAATCAACCGACAGACCGGGATCGTTTTCAACCGGATATTACCGGACTTGAAGATAAGATCGTAAAAGTAAAATTGGAGGCGGGAGACCTTCTGATATTCAACAGTACCCAGCCTCATGGTATCAGGCCCAATCGATCAGAAAACAAGGTGCGCATCGCACAGTATATTTCCATGATGCCGGCAGAACCGGAGAACAAAGCTTTGCTAAACTGGAGGATAAATTCCTGGAAGAACAGAGTAGCTCCGGAAGGCTATGCCTTTCCCGGAGACCCCAGAAATTGGGAACAGGAGAAATACGAAACTGCCAAATTATCACCGCTGGGAGAACGTCTCCTGGGCCTTAGGTCCTGGTGA
- a CDS encoding SulP family inorganic anion transporter yields MKKYLNLFDFSQEVNYRTEILSGLTVALALVPEAIAFALIAGLSPLTGLYAAFVMGLVTSVLGGRPGMISGATGAVAVVIVSLAQQHGVEYVFAAVVLAGLLQVMAGMLRLGKLMRLVPHPVIFGFVNGLAIIIFMSQLDQFKNADGSWLSGNNMLFFSGLVILTMLVIWGLPKISKAVPASLVAILLVFGLVLAFGIDTRTIGDIASIKGGFPPFHIPEVPISFETLQIIFPYAAIVAGVGLIESLLTLNIIDEITETRGRGNKEAVAQGTANILSGIFSGMGGCAMIGQSLINTSNGARARLSGIVAALMLLAFIMFGADLIEKVPMAALTGLMIMVALGTFEWASLRTFRRMPKSDVLVMVLVTLVTVFLHNLALAVLVGVIIAALVFAWDNAKRIRARKHIDEDGVKHYEIYGPLFFGSVTLFNEKFDVLNDPDEVIIDFRESRVVDMSAIEALNKITERYLKVGKKVHLKHLSGDCKRLLKNADAIIDVNVLEDPTYKVVVDKI; encoded by the coding sequence TTGAAAAAGTACCTCAATCTATTCGATTTTTCTCAGGAGGTTAATTACCGTACTGAGATCCTTTCCGGCCTTACCGTTGCCTTAGCTTTGGTGCCGGAGGCAATTGCATTTGCACTTATCGCCGGATTATCTCCTCTTACGGGTTTGTACGCGGCCTTTGTCATGGGCCTGGTAACTTCCGTTCTCGGAGGCAGACCGGGGATGATCTCAGGAGCAACAGGGGCAGTAGCTGTCGTCATTGTAAGCCTTGCACAACAACACGGGGTGGAATATGTTTTTGCTGCCGTAGTATTGGCCGGTTTATTGCAGGTAATGGCAGGGATGCTGCGACTCGGGAAACTGATGCGCCTTGTTCCACATCCTGTGATCTTTGGTTTTGTCAACGGACTGGCGATTATCATATTTATGTCGCAGCTCGATCAATTTAAAAACGCCGACGGAAGCTGGCTCAGTGGTAATAACATGCTGTTTTTCTCAGGGCTGGTTATACTTACCATGCTGGTGATATGGGGTTTGCCAAAGATCAGCAAAGCGGTACCTGCCTCTCTTGTAGCTATCTTACTGGTCTTTGGATTAGTACTCGCCTTTGGGATTGATACCCGTACAATTGGAGACATTGCGTCAATAAAAGGAGGCTTTCCCCCTTTTCACATTCCGGAAGTTCCAATATCATTTGAAACGTTGCAGATTATTTTCCCCTATGCGGCCATAGTTGCGGGAGTCGGACTCATCGAAAGCCTGCTGACTCTGAATATCATAGATGAGATCACTGAAACCAGAGGACGCGGGAACAAGGAGGCTGTTGCCCAGGGGACGGCCAATATTCTTTCAGGAATATTTTCTGGTATGGGTGGCTGTGCAATGATCGGACAGAGTCTGATCAATACTTCTAACGGGGCAAGGGCAAGATTGTCTGGTATTGTCGCCGCCCTGATGTTATTGGCCTTTATTATGTTCGGTGCAGATCTGATAGAAAAGGTGCCTATGGCGGCCTTAACCGGACTTATGATCATGGTGGCACTGGGGACCTTTGAATGGGCAAGTTTGAGAACCTTTAGGCGGATGCCAAAAAGTGATGTGCTGGTTATGGTACTCGTAACCCTGGTCACCGTATTCCTTCACAACCTGGCCCTGGCCGTTTTGGTAGGAGTTATTATCGCAGCCCTGGTCTTTGCCTGGGATAATGCCAAAAGAATCCGTGCACGGAAACATATCGATGAAGACGGGGTAAAACACTACGAGATCTACGGGCCTTTATTTTTTGGATCTGTGACCTTATTTAACGAAAAGTTTGACGTACTAAACGATCCCGATGAGGTAATTATCGATTTCAGAGAAAGCAGGGTAGTAGACATGTCGGCCATTGAAGCCCTGAACAAGATAACAGAACGCTATCTCAAAGTAGGGAAAAAGGTACACTTAAAACACCTGAGCGGGGATTGTAAAAGACTGCTGAAAAATGCAGATGCCATTATTGATGTAAATGTACTGGAAGACCCTACCTATAAGGTAGTAGTAGATAAGATTTAA
- a CDS encoding DUF1304 domain-containing protein: MDLAVDFLLGFIAVLHLYFLWLEMFAWTSRAPKIFKGFPKDLFEPTKSMAANQGLYNGFLAAGLIWTFFIEEYPWKIYIAIFFLSCVILAGVFGAFTVSRKIFFIQALPALIALVLVHLR; the protein is encoded by the coding sequence ATGGATCTTGCTGTCGACTTCCTTCTCGGTTTTATTGCAGTACTTCATTTATATTTTCTTTGGCTGGAAATGTTTGCCTGGACCAGCAGGGCTCCTAAAATATTTAAAGGATTTCCAAAGGACCTTTTCGAACCCACCAAGTCAATGGCTGCAAACCAAGGCTTGTACAACGGCTTTCTGGCTGCAGGATTAATCTGGACCTTTTTTATTGAGGAGTATCCTTGGAAGATATACATCGCTATTTTTTTTCTTAGCTGTGTTATACTTGCCGGGGTTTTTGGGGCGTTTACGGTGTCCAGAAAGATTTTTTTTATTCAGGCCCTTCCTGCTTTGATCGCCCTCGTGCTCGTCCACCTGAGATAA
- a CDS encoding NAD(P)H-dependent glycerol-3-phosphate dehydrogenase produces MKKEVKIAVLGGGSWATAIVKMFTKNLSNVHWYMRNSEAIIFIKKEKHNPNYLTSVEFNLAQLSLTDSINEAVSQADILVFAIPSAFLESELKKLTLPLTDKIIFSAIKGIVPETGKIVGEHFHDNYGIPFENIGVITGPCHAEEVALDRLSYLTIACADKDKAKLMASQLQSEHIKTKISDDIIGTEYAAMLKNIYALAAGIAHGLGYGDNFQSVLMSNAIREMKRYIKRVHKMKRNINNSAYLGDLLVTGYSTFSRNRMFGNMIGKGYTVKSAKMEMNMIAEGYYAAKSAYEQKNSFKRKARTPIIDTVYGILYMNENARKSFKKLADQMD; encoded by the coding sequence ATGAAAAAAGAGGTGAAAATTGCCGTTTTAGGAGGAGGAAGCTGGGCAACGGCTATAGTAAAGATGTTCACAAAGAATCTTTCCAATGTTCATTGGTACATGAGAAATTCGGAGGCTATCATCTTTATAAAAAAGGAAAAACACAATCCCAACTATCTCACTTCCGTCGAGTTTAATCTGGCTCAACTCAGTCTTACCGACAGTATAAACGAGGCCGTTTCACAGGCCGATATCCTGGTTTTTGCGATTCCATCGGCCTTTCTTGAATCTGAATTAAAAAAACTGACCCTTCCCCTTACTGATAAGATCATCTTCAGTGCCATTAAAGGAATTGTACCGGAGACGGGAAAAATTGTTGGAGAACACTTCCACGATAATTACGGTATCCCTTTTGAAAATATCGGGGTTATAACAGGGCCTTGTCATGCTGAAGAAGTAGCTTTAGACAGGCTGTCCTACCTCACTATCGCTTGTGCCGATAAAGACAAAGCCAAGCTCATGGCTTCCCAACTTCAGAGTGAGCATATAAAAACTAAAATTTCGGATGATATTATTGGAACTGAATACGCCGCGATGCTAAAAAACATCTACGCCTTAGCTGCCGGAATCGCACATGGTCTGGGCTATGGAGATAATTTCCAAAGTGTCTTGATGAGCAATGCTATCCGGGAGATGAAGCGCTATATCAAAAGGGTACATAAAATGAAGCGAAATATAAATAATTCGGCCTACCTGGGTGATCTGCTGGTAACCGGGTATTCTACTTTTAGTCGAAACCGAATGTTTGGAAATATGATTGGGAAAGGATATACAGTAAAAAGCGCAAAAATGGAAATGAATATGATTGCCGAGGGCTACTACGCCGCCAAAAGCGCCTATGAACAGAAGAATTCTTTTAAAAGGAAGGCCCGTACCCCAATTATTGACACAGTCTACGGTATTCTCTATATGAATGAAAATGCCAGAAAGAGTTTTAAAAAACTGGCAGACCAGATGGACTAA
- a CDS encoding CAP domain-containing protein — MRRSLHAILWASCLFISVSCTKETVDDTVIPVALNAVEVEQQLFEIVNEHRVSMGSEPLQFSALAYDYANLHNDYMISKGTISHDNFSSRASKIAAETNAKEIAENVAMDYPDAVEAFQGWLDSPNHKGTMEADYTNTAISVKKGSDGTLFYTQIFFK, encoded by the coding sequence ATGAGAAGAAGTCTGCATGCGATCTTATGGGCGAGCTGCCTGTTCATTTCAGTATCCTGTACCAAGGAAACTGTTGATGATACGGTAATCCCCGTCGCCTTAAATGCAGTAGAAGTAGAGCAGCAACTCTTTGAAATTGTAAATGAGCACAGGGTCTCAATGGGGTCTGAGCCTTTGCAATTCAGTGCACTTGCCTATGACTATGCCAATCTCCACAATGATTATATGATCTCAAAGGGAACTATAAGTCATGACAATTTTAGTTCCAGAGCTTCTAAGATTGCCGCTGAAACCAACGCCAAGGAAATTGCGGAAAATGTAGCGATGGACTATCCTGATGCTGTCGAAGCATTTCAGGGTTGGTTAGATAGTCCCAATCATAAAGGCACCATGGAAGCTGATTATACCAATACTGCCATTAGCGTTAAAAAAGGATCTGACGGCACCCTATTTTACACACAAATTTTCTTCAAGTAA
- a CDS encoding M20/M25/M40 family metallo-hydrolase — MKNKIILSTGIFLLLGYLVGYGQTRVLLDKLSSAYAKTSFPLLQELLSIPNDAFYPTAIEENVQWCEQAFQKRGFSSTRISTSTAPLLLAERKHQGAKHTVLVYLQVDGQPVDSTRWFQESPYIPVLKKPLPDGSWEALPWDEIDNYEDNWRIFARSASDAKGPIAMFLTALDAAADSDIVPNYNLKVIMDFEEELGSPQLPKAVKEHADLLEADMLIIFDGPRHITNKPTLTFGARGIATITLTTYGPVVPQHSGHFGNYAPNPALRLSKLLASMKDDVGRVIIPGFYDGVSIDPATENILKAVPDDEAQIKDRLQIKTADLVGRYYQEAIQYPSLNIRGMQSGWIDNKVRTIIPGWARAELDVRLVLETDPNRLINLVKEHVASEGYFVLDREPSKEERLAHDKIATFTYEISYQSFRTSFDSPVGIWLRSALTNAFGESPILIRMSGGSIPISPFVTTLDIPAVTVPTVNRDNNQHSPNENLRLGNYREGIKTMLAILSEKLN, encoded by the coding sequence ATGAAAAATAAGATCATTTTATCTACGGGTATTTTCCTTCTTTTAGGCTATTTAGTGGGTTATGGTCAGACGCGAGTATTACTAGATAAACTATCCTCGGCCTATGCCAAAACATCATTTCCCCTGTTACAGGAATTGCTTAGCATCCCCAACGATGCCTTTTATCCCACAGCCATTGAAGAAAATGTTCAATGGTGTGAACAGGCTTTTCAAAAAAGGGGGTTTAGCAGTACCAGGATTTCAACCAGTACGGCTCCTTTACTACTGGCCGAAAGAAAACATCAAGGTGCAAAACACACGGTGCTGGTTTATTTACAGGTAGATGGACAACCGGTAGACAGTACCCGCTGGTTTCAGGAAAGCCCTTATATCCCTGTGCTTAAGAAACCCCTTCCTGACGGGAGCTGGGAAGCTCTACCCTGGGATGAAATAGATAATTATGAAGACAACTGGAGGATATTTGCCCGTTCTGCAAGTGACGCAAAGGGGCCTATAGCAATGTTCCTGACTGCTTTGGATGCCGCTGCCGATTCAGATATTGTCCCAAACTACAACCTGAAAGTGATCATGGACTTTGAAGAGGAATTGGGGTCACCCCAACTGCCTAAAGCTGTAAAAGAGCATGCTGATCTCTTAGAAGCTGATATGCTTATTATTTTTGACGGTCCCCGGCATATTACCAACAAACCCACCCTTACCTTTGGAGCCAGAGGCATTGCCACAATTACACTAACTACATATGGTCCTGTAGTACCTCAGCACAGTGGGCATTTTGGAAATTATGCTCCTAATCCGGCACTGCGCCTTTCCAAATTACTGGCATCTATGAAGGATGATGTGGGTCGTGTCATCATCCCTGGTTTTTATGATGGGGTTTCGATTGATCCTGCTACAGAAAACATTCTCAAAGCAGTCCCGGATGATGAGGCGCAGATAAAAGATCGCTTGCAGATCAAAACGGCTGATTTGGTTGGGCGATATTATCAGGAAGCCATTCAATATCCCTCCCTGAACATCCGCGGGATGCAATCAGGATGGATCGATAATAAAGTGCGGACCATCATTCCAGGATGGGCCCGGGCTGAGCTGGATGTAAGGCTGGTATTGGAAACTGATCCAAACCGACTCATAAACCTGGTTAAGGAGCATGTGGCCTCAGAAGGATATTTTGTACTGGATCGGGAACCCTCCAAAGAAGAGCGTCTTGCTCATGACAAGATCGCCACCTTCACCTATGAGATCTCCTATCAGTCTTTCAGGACATCATTTGATTCCCCGGTGGGGATTTGGCTTCGAAGTGCCCTTACCAATGCCTTTGGTGAATCACCGATATTGATCCGTATGAGTGGTGGTTCTATACCAATTTCCCCTTTTGTAACCACTTTAGACATCCCGGCAGTCACAGTCCCTACTGTAAACAGGGATAATAATCAGCATAGTCCCAACGAAAACCTCCGGCTGGGGAATTATCGAGAAGGTATAAAGACTATGTTGGCTATCTTAAGTGAGAAATTAAACTAA
- a CDS encoding nicotinic acid mononucleotide adenyltransferase, giving the protein MRNFTLFSSAILSLLFLSSCYTEVILEDVFIEETPLQTRQVLEAYDLWYVDIQSTEGNGEVPYLQRAFTLSFVNGLLYANNNISGIGKTGNGLGIRVGYYDTGLGILEIDHDVDGLWSLEVFSVNGRTIELYDRRSNTSYYLDGYQRSNFDYDRLFYENIELLLQEYDVWEKTFVSNTGFANEFDEENFLQFFEGNAGTRFRSSVDAPGTPLSNVVWDYEGFYEIYDVQNDETLKTLTLDYAFMGNDYFELYVIDDNTIELYHPDSETVYEFRGRGYIQFLKSESSSEGKKRKKSDRPTMNVKRQRK; this is encoded by the coding sequence ATGAGAAATTTTACACTTTTCAGCTCCGCAATTCTATCCTTGCTGTTTCTCAGCAGTTGCTATACCGAAGTAATTTTAGAAGACGTCTTTATTGAAGAAACTCCCTTGCAGACCAGACAGGTTTTAGAGGCATATGATCTTTGGTATGTGGATATCCAATCAACAGAAGGAAATGGTGAAGTACCTTATCTGCAAAGAGCATTTACCCTGTCCTTTGTCAACGGTTTGCTCTATGCCAATAACAATATATCCGGGATTGGAAAAACAGGAAATGGCCTGGGCATTAGAGTGGGATATTACGATACCGGACTGGGAATACTGGAGATAGATCACGATGTTGATGGCCTATGGAGTCTCGAGGTATTTAGTGTAAATGGAAGAACAATTGAATTATACGACAGGAGATCTAACACCTCTTATTATCTCGATGGTTACCAGAGGTCTAATTTCGATTACGACCGATTGTTTTACGAGAATATTGAACTTCTATTACAGGAGTACGATGTATGGGAAAAGACTTTTGTAAGTAATACTGGTTTTGCCAATGAATTTGATGAGGAAAATTTCCTGCAGTTCTTTGAAGGAAATGCAGGAACCCGATTCAGGTCATCAGTAGATGCACCGGGAACCCCATTGTCTAATGTTGTTTGGGACTATGAAGGTTTCTATGAGATCTACGACGTACAAAACGATGAAACGCTCAAAACTTTAACGTTAGACTACGCCTTTATGGGCAATGATTATTTTGAATTGTACGTTATTGATGATAATACGATCGAATTATACCACCCGGATAGCGAGACAGTATATGAATTCCGGGGCAGAGGGTATATTCAGTTCCTGAAATCGGAGAGTTCCTCAGAGGGTAAAAAGAGGAAAAAAAGTGATCGCCCGACGATGAATGTGAAAAGACAACGCAAATAA
- a CDS encoding glycerol-3-phosphate dehydrogenase/oxidase: MKEPVPFTNLNRQSHTREMAKTHFDLVVIGGGITGGGIALDAASRGLKVLLLEKGDFASGTSSKSTKLIHGGLRYLKQFDFWLVKEVGSERAIVHKLAPHLVLPEKMLLPLIEGGSYGKWLTSVGLKVYDILAQVSGDDKRKMLEKKEAMALEPLLPKKKVQGAGYYAEYRTDDARLTIENIKTSLQHGAKALNYAEVTDFIYKNEKVQGVVYKDLLSGKSHKIKANHVINAAGPWVDELRSLNQSKKGKRLHLTKGVHLVFPHEKLPVKQSVYFDVPDGRMIFAIPRGKITYVGTTDTNYNSDKDKVETDLADAIYLIAAVNNMFPDIELGMDDIESSWAGLRPLIHEEGKSASELSRKDEIFTSDTGLISIAGGKLTGYRKMAERVVNRIVRKIEEEEGIKVKECTTDSIPLCGSNFKKYKHVKKYIDEVYARIKPDGFSKYDAWYLVTNYGVQTESILDYYKKRKEEDIAERLLLSELQFGVAFEMVQSPLDFFMRRTGRLYFDIHSVRKYMEAVISELQELFSADDKTVSAWRKSLLYELETHSNFSLEKV, from the coding sequence ATGAAAGAACCAGTTCCGTTTACCAATCTCAATCGCCAATCACATACCAGGGAAATGGCCAAAACGCATTTCGACCTTGTAGTCATAGGAGGTGGAATTACCGGGGGTGGAATTGCTTTGGATGCTGCCTCCAGAGGCTTAAAGGTCCTGCTTTTGGAGAAAGGGGATTTTGCTTCAGGGACCAGTAGTAAATCGACAAAACTCATACACGGCGGACTTCGCTACTTAAAACAATTTGATTTCTGGCTGGTAAAGGAAGTGGGTTCAGAAAGAGCAATAGTTCACAAATTGGCACCACACCTGGTCTTACCGGAAAAGATGTTATTACCCTTGATCGAAGGTGGATCATACGGAAAGTGGCTTACTTCTGTCGGCTTAAAAGTCTACGATATCCTGGCTCAGGTTAGTGGTGATGATAAAAGAAAAATGCTGGAAAAAAAGGAAGCAATGGCCCTTGAACCCCTCCTTCCAAAGAAAAAAGTGCAAGGTGCCGGGTATTACGCAGAGTATAGAACAGACGATGCCCGACTTACCATAGAAAACATTAAAACCAGCTTACAGCACGGAGCCAAAGCTTTAAATTATGCTGAGGTGACCGACTTTATCTACAAGAATGAAAAGGTTCAGGGAGTTGTATATAAAGACCTTTTGAGCGGGAAATCTCATAAAATAAAGGCAAATCATGTCATTAATGCCGCAGGACCATGGGTAGATGAACTGAGGAGTCTCAACCAATCCAAAAAAGGAAAGCGGCTCCATCTTACCAAAGGAGTGCATCTGGTATTTCCACACGAAAAACTTCCGGTAAAACAATCCGTCTATTTTGACGTACCGGATGGCCGTATGATCTTTGCCATCCCAAGGGGTAAAATCACCTATGTAGGAACCACTGACACGAATTATAACTCAGATAAGGATAAGGTGGAAACTGATCTGGCCGATGCTATCTATCTGATCGCCGCAGTGAATAATATGTTCCCGGATATCGAATTGGGAATGGATGATATTGAATCTTCCTGGGCTGGTTTGCGGCCACTGATCCACGAAGAAGGAAAATCGGCTTCAGAACTTTCCAGGAAAGACGAGATCTTTACTTCAGATACAGGACTCATCAGCATTGCCGGTGGAAAACTTACCGGATATCGCAAAATGGCCGAAAGAGTGGTAAATAGAATCGTCAGAAAAATAGAGGAAGAAGAAGGGATCAAAGTAAAAGAATGTACTACAGATTCGATACCGCTATGTGGAAGCAACTTTAAGAAGTACAAACACGTAAAGAAATATATCGACGAGGTTTACGCCCGGATTAAACCCGATGGATTCAGTAAGTACGACGCGTGGTATCTGGTCACTAACTACGGTGTTCAGACCGAAAGTATATTGGATTATTATAAAAAACGAAAAGAGGAAGATATTGCTGAACGACTTTTACTCTCAGAATTGCAGTTTGGTGTGGCCTTTGAAATGGTGCAATCACCACTCGACTTTTTTATGAGGAGAACGGGGAGACTGTACTTCGATATTCACAGCGTAAGGAAGTATATGGAAGCAGTAATAAGCGAATTACAGGAACTTTTTAGCGCAGATGACAAAACTGTCTCAGCCTGGAGGAAATCCCTGCTGTACGAATTGGAAACGCATTCCAATTTTTCCCTGGAAAAGGTTTAA